DNA sequence from the Amycolatopsis sp. Hca4 genome:
TGGACCGCTCGGCGGCCCAGGTCCGCGATCGGCTGGACCAGCGTCGTCACCGCCGGGCTCACGCGGCGGGCCCAGTCCATGTCGCCGTAGCCCACCACCGCCAGCTCCGAACCGATGCGGATGCCTCGGCGGTGGGCCTCGTACTGGACGCCCACCAGCATTGACTCGTCCGCCACCACCAGGGCCGTCGGCGAGGGCCAGCCGTCCAGGAGCTTGGCCGTGGCTCGGGTTGCGCCGCCCGCGTTGGAAAACCCGCACTCCACCAGCTCGCGGTTGAACCTCAGGCCCGCCTGCTCCAGCCCGAGCCGGTAGCCGCGGATGCGCTCGCGGCTGACCTCCAGGCCCTCGTCGCCCGACACGAAGCCGATCTTGCGGTGCCGCCGGTCGGTCAGGTGCCGGACCAGTGAGGCCATCGCGTGCACGTTCTCCGTGCCCACCTGGTCGACGTCGTTGCGGGCCGCCACCCGGTCCAGCAGCACCGTCGGCACGCCCATCCGCACCAGGCCGTTGACCACCGCTTCGTCGCCGGCCGACGGGACCAGCAGCACCCCGTCCACCAGGTCCGCGCGCAGCGCGCGCACCACCGCCGCCTCTTCGCCCACCGTGTCTTCGGTGTCCGCCAGCACGACGTCGCAGCCCGCCTGCGCCGCGGCCGCCCGGACCGCGCGCAGCAGCTCACCCGAGTACGGGTGCGCGTTCACACCCATCGCGACGCCGATCCGGTAGGTGACCGGGGGGTCCCACAACCGGAGGTCCGGCGAAAGTGCGGTCATAAGCCCTCGCAGACGCTCAGCCGAAAGGTATCCGCTGAGCGCCACCGTCGAGGTATCAGGAACCCAGATTCACTGAAGTGAGTGAACCGGTGGGCAGCCGCAGGACTCACGGTGACGCAGAGTGGGTGCCAACCGCACCGTTTCGGCCTTGCGGGACGGGTCGTTGATCCGGGCCAGCAGCAGCCGCACCGCCTGCCGGCCGATCTCCTCGATCGGCTGGGCCATCGTGGTCAGCGGCGGGTCGACCAGGTCCGCCCACTCGACGTCGTCGTAGACCACCACCGGCAGGTCACGCCCGATCCGCAGCCCGCGCCGCCGCGCCTCGTGCAGCACGCCGACCATCATGCTGTCGTTCCCGACCACCAGCGCGGTCGGCGGCTCGGGCAGCGCGAGCAGCGTGCTCAACGCCAGCACGCCACCCTCGCGCGAGGAGTTTCCGCAGGCCACGAGGTCGGACGCCCAGGTCAGCCCGGACCGGCCGAGCCCCAGCCGGTAGCCGAGCACGCGCTCCTCGCTGGTCGACAGGCCGGGCACGCCGCTGATCATCCCGATCCGCCGGTGCCCGAGCGTGGCCAGGTGCGCGGTCAGCGCCGAGGTCGCCTGGATGTTCTCCGAGCCGACCTGGTCGACGTCGGTGCGGGTGGCCAGCCGGTCGATCAGCACCGTCGGCACGTCGAGGGACACCAGCTCACTGATCACCGGGCCGTCGCCCGGCGCCGGGGTGATGAGGAGGCCGTCGACGCGACGGGAGCGCAGCGCCCGCACGGTGTCACGCTCCGTGTCCGCCGCGTCGTGCGTGTCGGCCAGCAGGACGGTGTAGCCGTGCGCGGAGGCCTCCCGCTCGATCGCCTGCATCAGCGTCGCGAAGTACGGGTTCGCCACCAGCGAGATCGCCATCCCGATCGACCGCGTCCCGCCGGTGACCAGTGAGCGCGCGATGGCGTCGCCGGTGTAGCCGGTGGCCTCGATCGCCCGCAGCACCGCCGCCTTGGTGTCCTCCGCGACCGCGCGCGTCCCGTTCACCACGTGCGAGACGGTCGTGATCGACACGCCCGCGAGCTCGGCGATGTCCCGCTGCGTCGGCCGCGAAGACTTCGACCGGTCCATACCCGTCCTTTCCGGCAAGCGTTTGCGCAAACGCTTGCGCGCAGGGAGCAGTCTGTCTACCTTCCCGACCATCGGCAAGCCTCGACACGAAACAAAGGCTGGGAACCCATGAGACAGCGAAGTCTCACCGCGCTGACGCTGGCCGCCGTCCTCGCCGCGACGACCGGGTGCACGGTCGAGCGCCACTGGGGCGGCAACACCAACACGGGCGGGAGCGGCAAGGCGAAGGTCGGCCTGGTCACCAAGACCGACACCAATCCCTACTTCGTGGAACTCCGCAATGCGGCCAGAGCGGCCGCGCAGGCCAACGGCGCCGACTTCAGCGCGCTCGCCGGCCAGTTCGACGGCGACAACGACGGCCAGGTCCGCGCCATCGAAAACCTGCGTCAGCAGGGTGCGAACACGATCCTCATCACGCCGAGCTCGTCCACCGGCGTGCTCAAGGCGATCAAGGACGCCCGTGACGCCGGCGTCCTGGTCATCGCCCTCGACACCGCCACCGAACCGGCGGACGCGGTCGACGCCACCTTCGCCACCGACAACTTCGCGGCAGGCGAGCAGCAGGGCGCTTACGTCAAGGCCGCGCTGAACGGCACCCCGCCCAAGCTGCTCATGGTCGACGGGACCGCCGGCAGCACGGTCGACACCCAGCGCCACGGCGGCTTCCTCAAGGGCATCGGGCTGACCGACGGCTCGCCGGAGATCAAGGGCCACACCGCGGCCAACGGCGACCAGAGCCTCGCCCAGCAGGGTATGGAGAACCTGCTGCAGCGCAGCACCGACATCAACGCCGTCTACTCGATGAACGAGCCGATGGGCCGCGGCGCGTACGCGGCGCTGAAGGCCCGCGGGCTGACCGGGCAGATCGTCATGGGCTCGATCGACGGCGGCTGCGAAGGCGTCCAGAACGTCAAGGACGGCCAGTTCGCCGCCACCGTCATGCAGTTCCCGAAGAAGATGGCCGAGCAGGGGGTGCTCGCCGCCGTCGAGTACGCCAAGACCGGCAAGAAGCCGTCCGGGTTCGTGAACACCGGGTCCGCCGTGATCACCGACAAGCCCCTGCCTGGCATCGAAAGCCACGACTCCGCCTGGGGCCTGCAGAACTGCTGGGGAGGCCAGAAATGACGACGGTCACCGCAACCCACGCCCGGGAACGCGAATCCCTCGGCGAGTTCCTCCTCCGCGCCCCCGCGGTCGGCCCGGCCCTCGCGCTGGTCGTCGCGATCGTGGTGTTCTCGCTGGCCACGGACACCTTCTTCGACCTCGACAACCTGTCAACGGTGGTCCAGCAGTCCCTGGTCGTCGGGACGCTCGCGCTGGGCCAGACGCTCGTCATCCTCATCGCGGGCATCGACCTGTCCAACGCGGCCTCGATGGTCGTCGCGACGCTGATCATGGCGAAGCTCGCCGCCGCCGGGACCAACGGCTTCGTCGCCCTGCTCGCCGGGGTCGTGCTGACGATCATCGTCGGCATCTTCATCGGCGGCCTCGCCACGCGGATCAAGCTGCCGGCGTTCATCATCACGCTCGGCACGTTCACCATGCTGACCGCGGTGTCGAAGCTGATCGCGGGCGGCCAGGCCGTGCCGGTGACCGACGGGCTGCTGCAGTGGCTCGGTACCAAGCGCTACCTCTTCGGCGGCATCCCGATCACCTACGGCATGACGCTGGCGCTGCTGATGTACCTCGGCATCTGGTACGCGCTGACGAAAACCGCGTGGGGCAAGCACGTCTACGCGGTCGGCAACGCGCCGGAGTCCGCGCGGCTGTCCGGCATCAAGGTCAACCGCACGGTGCTGTCGGTGTACATCGTGGCCGGGCTGACCTTCGGCATCGCCGCCTGGCAGGCGCTCGGCCGGACGCCGAACGCCGACCCGAACCAGTTCCAGCTCGGCAACCTCGACTCGATCACCGCCGTCGTCCTCGGCGGGACGAGCCTCTTCGGCGGCCGCGGCTCGGTACTCGGGACGCTGATGGGCGCGCTGGTCGTGGCGGTGCTGCGGTCGGGCCTCACGCAGATGAACGTCGACGGCAACTACCAGGACCTCGCCACCGGCGCCCTGCTCATCGCCGCCGTCGTGGTGGACCGGATCGCGAGGAGGCAGCAGCAGTCATGACCGAACCGATCCTCCAGGCCCGCGGCCTGGTCAAGCGCTACGGCCGGGTGACCGCCATCGACGGCGCCGACTTCGACCTGCTGCCCGGCGAGGTGCTCGCCGTGGTCGGGGACAACGGCGCCGGGAAGTCCTCACTGATCAAAGCCCTGTCCGGCGCGGTGATCCCGGACGAGGGCGAGATCAAAGTGGACGGTCACACCGTCCACTTCAAGTCCCCTTTGGACGCTCGGCACTACGGCATCGAGACGGTGTACCAGGACCTCGCGGTCGCGCCCGCGCTCGACATCGCGTCGAACATGTTCCTGGGCCGGGAAAAGCGGCTCAAGGGTCCGCTCGGGTTGTTCCGCAAGCTCGACACCGGCGCCATGCGGGCCGAGGCCCAGCGGATCCTCGACGAGCTGGGCATCAACATCAAGTCGATCAGCCAGCCCGTCGAGACGCTTTCCGGTGGCCAGCGCCAGGGTGTCGCGGTGGCACGGGCCGCGGCGTTCGGCACCAAGGCCGTGATCATGGACGAGCCGACCGCCGCGCTCGGCGTCGCCGAGTCCGGCAAGGTGCTCGACCTGATCGGCCGGATCCGCGATCGCGGCCTGCCGGTGGTGCTGATCAGCCACAACATGCCGCACGTGTTCGACATCGCCGACCGCATCCACGTGCACCGCCTCGGCAAGCGCGTCGCGGTCGTCTCGCCGAAGACGCACTCGATGAACCAGGTCGTCGGCCTGCTCACCGGTGCCCTGCGGCTCAACGAGAACGGCGAGGTCGAAGAAGCCGCCGCGGCGACCCATGTGGCCGGCTTGAAGTGAAGGTGCTGCTGGCGGGCTTGTGCACGGTGGACGTCGTCCAGCGGGTCGAGGAGCTTCCGGCGCCGGGCGAGAAGGTGCAGTCGCTGCAGGTGGACGTCGCCGCGGGTGGGCCCGCGACGAACGCCGCGGTGACGGCGGCCGCGCTCGGCGCCGAAGCGACCCTGCTGACCGTCCTCGGTGCGCACCCGCTGGCGGCGCTGGCCCGCGCCGACCTCGAAACCCACGGCGTCCGGGTCGTCGACCTCGATCCCGCCCGGACCGCGCCGCCGCCGGTGAGCGCGGTCGCCGTCCGCGACCGCGACGGCGAGCGGACGGTCGTCTCCCGCAACGCGGCCGGGTCCGAAGCCGGCTGGAGCGGCACGGTCGACGCGGACGTGGTGCTCGTCGACGGCCACCACCCGAACCTCGCGCTTTCGGTCGCCCGCGCGGCCGGGGACGTCCCGGTCGTGCTCGACGCCGGGAGCTGGAAGCCCGTGCTCGACGACCTGCTGCCCCTGGTCGACATCGCCGCGTGTTCCGCGCACTTCAGCGCGCCGGGACCCGGCCTGCACGAGCGCGGCGTCCCCACCGTGATCACCACCGCGGGGCCCGGCCCGGTGCGCTGGTCCACTGCGGACGGCGGCTCGGGCGAGGTGCCTGTTGCGGGCGTCGAAGCGCGGGACACACTAGGAGCGGGCGACGTCTGGCACGGCGCGCTCGCCGTGGCCGTGACCCGCGAACGGACGGTGACGGACCGGATCCGCTTCGCCAACGAGGTGGCCGCC
Encoded proteins:
- a CDS encoding LacI family DNA-binding transcriptional regulator, with the protein product MTALSPDLRLWDPPVTYRIGVAMGVNAHPYSGELLRAVRAAAAQAGCDVVLADTEDTVGEEAAVVRALRADLVDGVLLVPSAGDEAVVNGLVRMGVPTVLLDRVAARNDVDQVGTENVHAMASLVRHLTDRRHRKIGFVSGDEGLEVSRERIRGYRLGLEQAGLRFNRELVECGFSNAGGATRATAKLLDGWPSPTALVVADESMLVGVQYEAHRRGIRIGSELAVVGYGDMDWARRVSPAVTTLVQPIADLGRRAVQLLMSRMADPDRPPESVWLTPKFLHGASCGC
- a CDS encoding LacI family DNA-binding transcriptional regulator, which encodes MDRSKSSRPTQRDIAELAGVSITTVSHVVNGTRAVAEDTKAAVLRAIEATGYTGDAIARSLVTGGTRSIGMAISLVANPYFATLMQAIEREASAHGYTVLLADTHDAADTERDTVRALRSRRVDGLLITPAPGDGPVISELVSLDVPTVLIDRLATRTDVDQVGSENIQATSALTAHLATLGHRRIGMISGVPGLSTSEERVLGYRLGLGRSGLTWASDLVACGNSSREGGVLALSTLLALPEPPTALVVGNDSMMVGVLHEARRRGLRIGRDLPVVVYDDVEWADLVDPPLTTMAQPIEEIGRQAVRLLLARINDPSRKAETVRLAPTLRHRESCGCPPVHSLQ
- a CDS encoding substrate-binding domain-containing protein produces the protein MRQRSLTALTLAAVLAATTGCTVERHWGGNTNTGGSGKAKVGLVTKTDTNPYFVELRNAARAAAQANGADFSALAGQFDGDNDGQVRAIENLRQQGANTILITPSSSTGVLKAIKDARDAGVLVIALDTATEPADAVDATFATDNFAAGEQQGAYVKAALNGTPPKLLMVDGTAGSTVDTQRHGGFLKGIGLTDGSPEIKGHTAANGDQSLAQQGMENLLQRSTDINAVYSMNEPMGRGAYAALKARGLTGQIVMGSIDGGCEGVQNVKDGQFAATVMQFPKKMAEQGVLAAVEYAKTGKKPSGFVNTGSAVITDKPLPGIESHDSAWGLQNCWGGQK
- a CDS encoding ABC transporter permease yields the protein MTTVTATHARERESLGEFLLRAPAVGPALALVVAIVVFSLATDTFFDLDNLSTVVQQSLVVGTLALGQTLVILIAGIDLSNAASMVVATLIMAKLAAAGTNGFVALLAGVVLTIIVGIFIGGLATRIKLPAFIITLGTFTMLTAVSKLIAGGQAVPVTDGLLQWLGTKRYLFGGIPITYGMTLALLMYLGIWYALTKTAWGKHVYAVGNAPESARLSGIKVNRTVLSVYIVAGLTFGIAAWQALGRTPNADPNQFQLGNLDSITAVVLGGTSLFGGRGSVLGTLMGALVVAVLRSGLTQMNVDGNYQDLATGALLIAAVVVDRIARRQQQS
- a CDS encoding ATP-binding cassette domain-containing protein is translated as MTEPILQARGLVKRYGRVTAIDGADFDLLPGEVLAVVGDNGAGKSSLIKALSGAVIPDEGEIKVDGHTVHFKSPLDARHYGIETVYQDLAVAPALDIASNMFLGREKRLKGPLGLFRKLDTGAMRAEAQRILDELGINIKSISQPVETLSGGQRQGVAVARAAAFGTKAVIMDEPTAALGVAESGKVLDLIGRIRDRGLPVVLISHNMPHVFDIADRIHVHRLGKRVAVVSPKTHSMNQVVGLLTGALRLNENGEVEEAAAATHVAGLK
- a CDS encoding PfkB family carbohydrate kinase; the encoded protein is MLLAGLCTVDVVQRVEELPAPGEKVQSLQVDVAAGGPATNAAVTAAALGAEATLLTVLGAHPLAALARADLETHGVRVVDLDPARTAPPPVSAVAVRDRDGERTVVSRNAAGSEAGWSGTVDADVVLVDGHHPNLALSVARAAGDVPVVLDAGSWKPVLDDLLPLVDIAACSAHFSAPGPGLHERGVPTVITTAGPGPVRWSTADGGSGEVPVAGVEARDTLGAGDVWHGALAVAVTRERTVTDRIRFANEVAAERVRHVGPRSWTTAIAGRNRT